A part of Populus alba chromosome 8, ASM523922v2, whole genome shotgun sequence genomic DNA contains:
- the LOC118055747 gene encoding uncharacterized protein isoform X1, with protein sequence MHKLNRGNREKVQQFMSITGTSEKVAVQALKASDWHLEGAFDAFYSQPQSRTYTDSRHLEELYNRYKDPYVDMVLVDGITILCNDLQVDPQDIVMLVVSWHMKAATMCEFSKQEFIGGLQSLGVDSLDKFREKIPYMRSELTDEQKFREIYNFAFGWAKEKGQKSLALDTAIGMWQLLFAEKQWPLVDHWCQFLQAQHNKAISRDTWSQLLEFARTVDPTLSNYDAEGAWPYLIDEFVEYLNENGIMQNGRSTDWSQKR encoded by the exons ATG CACAAATTAAATAGAGGCAACCGTGAGAAAGTCCAGCAGTTCATGAGTATAACTGGGACAAG TGAGAAGGTTGCTGTTCAGGCTTTGAAGGCTAGTGATTGGCATCTAGAAGGAGCATTTGATGCGTTCTACAGCCAGCCTCAGTCTAGAACATATACTGATTCTAGACATTTGGAAGAGCTTTACAACAGATATAAAG ATCCTTATGTTGATATGGTACTTGTTGATGGTATCACCATCCTTTGCAATGATCTTCAG GTGGATCCTCAAGATATTGTTATG TTAGTTGTTTCATGGCACATGAAGGCTGCCACCATGTGTGAATTCTCCAAGCAGGAATTCATTGGTGGATTGCAATCACTGGG GGTCGATTCTTTGGATAAGTTTCGTGAAAAAATACCATATATGCGATCTGAGCTGACGGATGAAC AGAAGTTTCGTGAAATATACAACTTTGCTTTTGGCTgggcaaaagaaaag gGTCAAAAATCATTGGCATTGGATACAGCAATTGGTATGTGGCAACTGCTTTTTGCTGAAAAACAGTGGCCTTTGGTGGATCACTGGTGCCAGTTCTTACAG GCTCAGCATAATAAAGCAATCTCGAGGGACACTTGGTCTCAACTGCTGGAGTTTGCCAGG ACAGTAGACCCCACATTATCAAATTATGACGCTGAAGGTGCATGGCCCTATCTGATtgatgaatttgttgaatatttgaatgAGAATGGCATAATGCAAAATGGTCGGTCAACTGATTGGAGCCAAAAACGATGA
- the LOC118055744 gene encoding glyceraldehyde-3-phosphate dehydrogenase GAPCP2, chloroplastic: MAFSTLLRSTPAAPLIEASRSDFSPSPSDRFEVSSIRFNSSKSIFGASVPTGSSSLHTCSGRSIQPIKATATEIPPTVLRSRADGKTKIGINGFGRIGRLVLRVATFRDDIDVVAVNDPFIDAEYMAYMFRYDSTHGVFNGTIKVLDDFTLEINGKQIKITSKRDPAEIPWGDFGAEFVVESSGVFTTLEKAAAHKKGGAKKVVISAPSADAPMFVVGVNEKTYKPNMDVVSNASCTTNCLAPLAKVVHEEFGILEGLMTTVHATTATQKTVDGPSMKDWRGGRGAAQNIIPSSTGAAKAVGKVLPELNGKLTGMAFRVPTPNVSVVDLTCRLEKSASYEDVKAAIKYASEGPLKGILGYTDDDVVSNDFVGDSRSSIFDAKAGIGLSASFMKLVSWYDNEWGYSNRVLDLIEHMALVAAHN; the protein is encoded by the exons ATGGCTTTCTCTACCCTTCTCAGATCCACGCCCGCCGCTCCTCTTATCGAAGCTTCCCGTTCCGACTTCTCTCCTTCACCGTCCGATCGCTTCGAG GTTTCAAGCATTCGTTTTAACTCTTCAAAGAGCATTTTTGGTGCTTCAGTACCAACAGGGTCATCTTCCTTACA TACATGCAGTGGAAGGAGCATCCAACCCATCAAAGCCACAGCTACCGAAATTCCCCCAACAGTTTTAA GATCACGGGCTGATGGAAAGACGAAGATTGGAATCAATG GTTTTGGACGAATTGGTAGATTGGTTTTGCGAGTAGCAACTTTCAGGGATGATATTGATGTGGTGGCAGTGAATGATCCTTTCATTGATGCTGAGTACATG GCTTATATGTTCAGATATGATTCTACTCATGGAGTTTTCAATGGAACCATCAAGGTTCTGGATGATTTCACCTTGGAAATCAAtgggaaacaaataaaaattacaagcaAAAG GGATCCTGCAGAGATCCCTTGGGGTGATTTTGGGGCTGAGTTTGTGGTTGAATCATCTGGTGTCTTCACCACACTTGAGAAGGCTGCAGCTCACAAGAAG GGTGGTGCCAAGAAAGTGGTCATATCAGCTCCCTCAGCTGATGCTCCGATGTTTGTAGTTGGAGTAAATGAGAAGACATACAAGCCAAACATGGACGTTGTTTCTAATGCAAGCTGCACTACCAATTGCCTTGCTCCTCTTGCGAAG GTTGTTCATGAGGAATTTGGTATCCTTGAAGGTTTAATGACAACCGTCCATGCAACCACAG CAACTCAAAAGACTGTAGATGGTCCATCAATGAAGGATTGGCGTGGGGGGAGAGGAGCCGCGCAAAATATCATTCCTAGTTCCACTGGCGCTGCAAAG GCTGTTGGAAAAGTTCTTCCAGAACTCAATGGAAAACTTACTGGAATGGCCTTCCGTGTCCCAACTCCTAATGTTTCTGTTGTGGACTTAACATGTCGACTTGAGAAGAGTGCATCATATGAAGATGTCAAGGCAGCTATTAA GTATGCATCAGAGGGCCCACTTAAGGGCATTCTTGGTTATACTGATGATGATGTCGTCTCCAATGATTTTGTTGGTGACTCAAG GTCAAGCATATTTGATGCTAAAGCTGGGATAGGGTTGAGTGCTTCCTTCATGAAGCTTGTGTCTTGGTATGACAACGAGTGGGGTTACAG CAACCGAGTGCTGGACCTGATTGAGCACATGGCATTGGTGGCAGCGCATAATTGA
- the LOC118055747 gene encoding uncharacterized protein isoform X2, whose translation MHKLNRGNREKVQQFMSITGTSEKVAVQALKASDWHLEGAFDAFYSQPQSRTYTDSRHLEELYNRYKDPYVDMVLVDGITILCNDLQVDPQDIVMLVVSWHMKAATMCEFSKQEFIGGLQSLGVDSLDKFREKIPYMRSELTDEQKFREIYNFAFGWAKEKGQKSLALDTAIGMWQLLFAEKQWPLVDHWCQFLQAQHNKAISRDTWSQLLEFARGMDCALWNS comes from the exons ATG CACAAATTAAATAGAGGCAACCGTGAGAAAGTCCAGCAGTTCATGAGTATAACTGGGACAAG TGAGAAGGTTGCTGTTCAGGCTTTGAAGGCTAGTGATTGGCATCTAGAAGGAGCATTTGATGCGTTCTACAGCCAGCCTCAGTCTAGAACATATACTGATTCTAGACATTTGGAAGAGCTTTACAACAGATATAAAG ATCCTTATGTTGATATGGTACTTGTTGATGGTATCACCATCCTTTGCAATGATCTTCAG GTGGATCCTCAAGATATTGTTATG TTAGTTGTTTCATGGCACATGAAGGCTGCCACCATGTGTGAATTCTCCAAGCAGGAATTCATTGGTGGATTGCAATCACTGGG GGTCGATTCTTTGGATAAGTTTCGTGAAAAAATACCATATATGCGATCTGAGCTGACGGATGAAC AGAAGTTTCGTGAAATATACAACTTTGCTTTTGGCTgggcaaaagaaaag gGTCAAAAATCATTGGCATTGGATACAGCAATTGGTATGTGGCAACTGCTTTTTGCTGAAAAACAGTGGCCTTTGGTGGATCACTGGTGCCAGTTCTTACAG GCTCAGCATAATAAAGCAATCTCGAGGGACACTTGGTCTCAACTGCTGGAGTTTGCCAGG GGAATGGATTGCGCACTCTGGAATTcctaa